A genomic region of Oryza glaberrima chromosome 1, OglaRS2, whole genome shotgun sequence contains the following coding sequences:
- the LOC127760073 gene encoding nuclear pore complex protein NUP62 gives MATSFSFGSSAASGSTGSSPFSFSTGTAQSAFSFSQPAAAASSPAPASAPAFGSSLFSSSSSAAAPTFGSSLFGSAPAASAAAPATSSSPSPFGFGSTGFSFGQSTAAAASAPSIFGASSTPATATTPSVFGAASSAASTPNIFGGATSSPATTPSLFGGASSAATAPSPFGATSAAAAAPGLFGAAASAASAPSLFSGAATGFGFGSAASGTTTAATAAASTPSFGFGLNTGAAASSTTTTSASSPALGFGAGTGSALFGSTTSAPLFSTTTASSPATTASFGFSSSPATAASAPSFGFTPSSATTTTASTAPALFSSASSAPAFSFTKSSSAAPTTPASAPSTGFSLATSPAAPAPSLFSNTSAAASSSATSLSFPFGSSSASAPAFASASATSASTPSAATASPATSGSLFSVPAPASSAGGFSFTVVPSSSSAAATTATTTTVTSASTSAAMTTPAPSATTTATLFSQQRTTPASASAPSTQTQSILSFGVSTVAASTSTTITSTSQATSSAVQASSTGPTTTAITPVASQAPKLPSEIVGKNVEQIIRDWNNELQDRTAKFRKHATAISEWDRRILQNRNVLIRLEAEVAKVVETQTSLERQLELIETHQKEVDKALQSMEEEAERVFQDERLLLREDEAASARDTMFEQSETVENELQHMTEQVKSIIQTLNATQGAEFETADSMTPFDVAVRILDNQLRSLMWIDEKANEFSSRIQRLPNNSAAAERDSGMPRFWLS, from the exons ATGGCGACCTCCTTCTCTTTCGGCTCTTCCGCCGCGTCGGGATCCACCGGCTCCTCCCCATTCTCCTTCTCCACCGGCACCGCCCAAtccgccttctccttctctcagcccgccgccgccgcctcctcccctgccCCCGCCTCCGCCCCAGCCTTCggctcctccctcttctcctcctcctcctccgccgccgctcccacttTTGGCTCCTCCCTATTCGggtccgcccccgccgcctccgccgccgcccctgccacCTCCTCATCCCCATCTCCGTTTGGCTTCGGATCCACCGGCTTCTCGTTCGGccaatccaccgccgccgccgcgtccgccccATCCATCTTCGGCGCGTCCTCCACCCCCGCCACCGCGACCACCCCTAGCGTATTCGGCGCCGCATCATCCGCGGCATCCACCCCCAACATCTTCGGcggcgccacctcctccccggCGACCACCCCGAGCTTATTCGGCGGTGCTTCCTCCGCGGCTACCGCACCCAGTCCTTtcggcgccacctccgccgccgccgccgcacccggtCTGTTCGGGGCCGCCGCGTCCGCTGCTTCCGCGCCAAGCCTTTTCTCTGGCGCCGCCACGGGCTTTGGCTTTGGCTCAGCTGCGTCGGGCACCACCACTGCCGCGACCGCTGCTGCCTCGACACCGTCTTTCGGCTTCGGGTTGAACACCGGGGCCGCTGCATCGAGTACCACCACTACTTCGGCTTCCTCTCCGGCTCTAGGGTTTGGAGCAGGCACCGGCTCGGCGCTGTTTGGATCCACTACCTCTGCACCACTCTtcagcaccaccaccgcctcgtcCCCAGCGACCACGGCGTCCTTTGGCTTCTCATCGTCGCCAGCGACCGCCGCCTCTGCTCCGTCGTTCGGCTTCACACCGTCATCGGCAACCACCACGACCGCGAGCACCGCCCCTGCCTTGTTCTCTTCTGCATCTTCCGCTCccgccttctccttcacgaAGAGTAGCTCTGCTGCTCCCACCACGCCAGCGTCTGCTCCATCTACTGGCTTCTCCTTGGCCACTTCGCCGGCAGCACCTGCTCCCTCATTGTTCTCTAACACCAGTGCAGCAGCAAGCTCGTCTGCCACTTCTCTCAGCTTTCCGTTTGGCTCATCTTCTGCTTCTGCACCGGCatttgcttctgcttctgcaacGAGCGCATCCACACCGTCAGCAGCTACTGCTTCCCCCGCGACATCAGGGTCATTGTTCTCGGTGCCAGCACCTGCTTCTTCTGCTGGTGGTTTCAGTTTCACAGTAGTACCATCGTCATCATCAGCTGCGGCTACTACAGCTACTACCACAACAGTCACAAGTGCATCGACATCTGCAGCCATGACAACGCCGGCTCCTTCAGCAACAACAACTGCTACACTATTTAGCCAGCAGAGAACTACACCAGCTTCTGCCTCAGCTCCATCAACACAGACACAGTCAATATTGTCATTCG GTGTTTCTACTGTAGCTGCAAGTACTTCAACCACCATCACAAGCACTAGTCAGGCAACTTCCTCAGCTGTTCAAGCTAGCAGCACTGG TCCTACGACTACTGCTATCACTCCAGTAGCATCACAGGCACCTAAGCTACCATCAGAAATTGTTGGGAAAAATGTTGAGCAG ATTATTAGGGACTGGAATAATGAACTTCAAGATCGCACTGCGAAGTTCCGGAAGCATGCCACTGCAATATCTGAATGGGACAGGAGAATTCTGCAGAACAGGAATGTTCTTATAAGGCTTGAG GCTGAGGTGGCTAAAGTTGTTGAAACACAAACAAGCTTGGAGAGGCAACTTGAGTTAATAGAAACTCACCAGAAAGAG GTTGACAAGGCTCTGCAGAGCATGGAGGAGGAAGCAGAGCGGGTATTCCAGGATGAACGGCTGTTGCTTCGTGAAGATGAGGCTGCTTCTGCAAGAGATACAAT GTTTGAGCAATCTGAAACTGTGGAGAATGAATTGCAACATATGACAGAACAAGTGAAGTCCATCATTCAGACATTGAATGCTACTCAG GGTGCTGAGTTTGAGACTGCTGATAGTATGACACCATTTGATGTTGCTGTCCGGATACTGGATAATCAACTGCGTTCTTTAATGTGGATCGATGAGAAG GCTAATGAGTTCTCAAGTAGAATACAGAGGCTACCTAACAACAGTGCTGCAGCTGAACGTGACTCTGGAATGCCAAGGTTTTGGTTAAGCTGA
- the LOC127760442 gene encoding pleckstrin homology domain-containing protein 1-like codes for MAASLWRAVMGAGASSADTDTTGGVEFWRSPERAGWLTKQGEYIKTWRRRWFVLKQGRLFWFKDSGVTRASVPRGVIPVATCLTVKGAEDTLNRQFAFELSTPAETMYFIADSEKEKEEWINSIGRSIVQHSRSVTDAEVVDYDSGRPAASVAANGDK; via the coding sequence ATGGCGGCGAGCCTGTGGCGGGCGGTGATGGGCGCCGGCGCCTCGTCGGCGGACACCGACACCACGGGCGGGGTGGAGTTCTGGCGTTCGCCGGAGCGCGCGGGGTGGCTGACCAAGCAGGGGGAGTACATCaagacgtggcggcggcggtggttcgtGCTCAAGCAAGGGAGGCTCTTCTGGTTCAAGGACTCGGGCGTCACGCGCGCGTCGGTGCCCCGCGGCGTCATCCCCGTCGCCACCTGCCTCACCGTCAAGGGCGCCGAGGACACGCTCAACCGGCAGTTCGCCTTCGAGCTCTCCACCCCGGCGGAGACCATGTACTTCATCGCCGACTccgagaaggagaaggaggagtgGATCAACTCCATCGGCCGCTCCATCGTCCAGCACTCCCGCTCCGTCACCGACGCCGAGGTCGTCGACTACGACAGCGGCCGTCCTGCCGCCTCAGTCGCCGCAAACGGCGACAAGTGA
- the LOC127757146 gene encoding uncharacterized protein LOC127757146 yields the protein METAAAVVCRGGGLRAPARRGGSDSSTTRAGGVAASPAPATTARRRPLLVASLGEPLITAQPLSSSLGDGAAVHETLARSDSVIPSLKPSHCVDHSVQVDADEETGSTKTLPPPDDVPTKTVHVKFVLQKRCAFGQRFLVVGDVAALGLWNPAKAAALDWSEDHVWTVKKEAMASSRKMSFNWVKNKRPTRV from the exons ATGGAAACCGCCGCGGCCGTGGTGTGCCGAGGCGGCGGGCTGCGCGCGCCGGCGCGTCGCGGTGGCAGTGACAGCAGCACGACGCGCGCGGGTGGCGTTGCTGCCTCCCCGgcgcccgccaccaccgcgcgaAGGAGGCCGCTGCTCGTCGCGTCGCTCGGGGAGCCCCTCATCACGGCGCAACCCTTGTCGTCGTCCCTGGGAGATGGCGCCGCGGTACACGAGACGCTGGCTCGCTCCGATTCGGTGATCCCGTCGCTGAAGCCGTCTCACTGCGTTGATCACTCGGTCCAGGttgacgccgacgaggagaccGGCTCCACCAAGACACTCCCACCTCCTGATGACG TTCCTACGAAGACAGTGCACGTCAAATTCGTGCTGCAAAAGCGGTGCGCGTTCGGGCAGCgcttcctcgtcgtcggcgacgtcgcGGCGCTCGGTCTCTGGAATCCGGCGAAGGCGGCTGCTCTGGATTGGTCCGAAGACCACGTGTGGACAGTGAAGAAG GAAGCGATGGCGTCTTCCAGGAAGATGAGCTTCAACTGGGTGAAGAACAAGAGACCAACAAGGGTGTGA